Proteins encoded in a region of the Natator depressus isolate rNatDep1 chromosome 23, rNatDep2.hap1, whole genome shotgun sequence genome:
- the LIG1 gene encoding DNA ligase 1 isoform X2, whose translation MMQRPITSFFQPMKAVKEEEKIRLPAEGDSASQVSEAAVIQRNGLSLSVDSPVKSAAKRPLRRVLESNSDEEEAVLTAQAEVDPIQEKSSEKASSKEEPMQTPQSDLSADSPSPSSSHSAGDSPALSDSPAIGRAGIPRRRTGPGDEVGRGAKEEAAMDMQEVKGQHSEIELAEVNGTLEEGAVNKGEEDCTKGGAQEKPEPPKPSRAISSFFAPKKVTVARAGKADEHAAVEIPPAPTGSATASSNGSDGTAGSFSKPVVPLDPMEYNPSKSSYHPIQDACWGHGQRVPYLAVARTFERIEEVSARLKNIETLSNLFRSVIALSPSDILPCIYLCLNRLGPAYKGLELGIGETILMKAVAQATGRQLDQIKAEAQEKGDLGLVAESSRSNQRTMFTPPKLSAAGVFSKLQEIARMTGSASMNKKIDIIKGLFVACRHSEARYITRSLGGKLRIGLAEQSALSAIAHAVSLTPPAQGFPPEVLDAGQGKSAEARKTWLEEQTQILKQTFCELPSYDIIVPILLEHGVESLPQHCKITPGIPLKPMLAQPTKGIGEVLKRFEEAAFTCEYKYDGERAQIHILENGDVHIYSRNQEDNTSKYPDIISRIPKVKKGSVRSCILDAEAVAWDPEKRQIQPFQVLTTRKRKDVEAAEIKVQVCLYAFDILYLNGESLVKKPFSRRRQLLHESFVETEGEFLFATSMDTSSLDEISEFLDQSIKDSCEGLMVKSLEVDATYEIAKRSHKWLKLKKDYLEGVGDTLDLVVIGAYLGKGKRVGMYGGFLLACYDEESEEYQSICKIGTGFTEEILEKHYSFLKDHVLEKPRPYYRWDSSTEPNHWLAAVQVWEVKCADLSISPVHKAAIGLVDEEKGISLRFPRFLRVRDDKKPEEATTSSQVAELYKQQQQIQNQQPVEKAEEEDFY comes from the exons ATGATGCAGCGCCCCATCAC GTCATTTTTCCAGCCCATGAAGGcagtgaaggaggaggagaagatcaGACTGCCAGCAGAAGgggactcagccagcca GGTGTCAGAGGCAGCTGTGATACAGAGAAATGGCCTAAGCctctctgtggactccccagTGAAATCCGCTGCCAAGAGGCCCCTGCGCCGGGTCTTGGAGAGCAACAGTGACGAGGAGGAGGCCGTGCTGACAGCCCAAGCAGAGGTGGATCCCATACAGGAAAAAAGCTCAGAGAAAGCCAGCAGCAAGGAG GAGCCTATGCAGACTCCTCAGTCTGATCTTTCTGCGGATAGCCCCTCGCCAAGCAGTAGCCACTCTGCTGGAGACAGCCCGGCCCTTTCTGACTCCCCTGCCATTGGCCGTGCTGGCATCCCCAGACGCAGGACGG GCCCAGGAGATGAGGTAGGCAGGGGAGCAAAGGAAGAAGCAGCCATGGACATGCAAGAGGTGAAAGGTCAGCATTCAGAGATAGAACTGGCTGAAGTTAATGGCACTTTggaggagggggctgtgaacAAGGGAGAAGAGGACTGCACTAAAGGGGGAGCCCAGGAGAAGCCTGAGCCACCCAAGCCCAGCAGAGCCATCTCCAGCTTCTTTG CCCCCAAGAAGGTGACAGTGGCAAGGGCAGGGAAGGCAGATGAACATGCAGCAGTGGAGATACCACCTGCCCCAACTGGCTCAGCCACAGCGAGCAGCAATGGGAGTGATGGCACAGCTGGCAG TTTCTCCAAGCCAGTTGTGCCACTGGACCCTATGGAGTACAATCCTTCGAAGAGCAGCTACCACCCCATCCAGGATGCCTGCTGGGGGCATGGTCAGAG GGTCCCCTACCTGGCTGTGGCTCGGACCTTTGAGCGGATCGAGGAGGTGTCTGCCCG GCTGAAGAACATTGAGACCCTGAGCAACCTCTTCCGCTCGGTGATCGCCCTGTCGCCATCCGACATTCTGCCCTGCATCTACCTCTGCCTGAACCGCCTGGGCCCTGCCTAcaaggggctggagctgggcatCGGCGAGACCATCCTCATGAAGGCTGTCGCACAGGCAACGG GCCGCCAGCTGGATCAGATCAAAGCCGAGGCCCAGGAGAAGGGGGATCTGGGCTTGGTAGCAGAGAGCAGCCGCAGCAACCAGCGCACCATGTTTACGCCGCCCAAGCTGAGTGCTGCTGGGGTTTTCAGCAAGCTACAGGAGATTGCCAGGATGACAGGCAGTGCT TCCATGAACAAGAAGATCGACATCATCAAAGGGCTGTTTGTGGCCTGCCGGCACTCGGAAGCTCGCTACATCACTCG GTCCCTGGGCGGGAAGCTTCGGATTGGGTTGGCAGAGCAGTCGGCGCTGTCAGCCATTGCCCATGCCGTGTCTCTTACTCCCCCGGCACAAG GGTTTCCCCCAGAGGTACTGGATGCTGGCCAGGGCAAGTCTGCAGAGGCACGCAAAACCTGGCTGGAGGAGCAGACCCAGATCCTCAAGCAGACCTTCTG TGAGTTGCCTAGCTATGACATCATAGTGCCCATCCTGCTGGAGCACGGAGTGGAGAGCCTGCCACAGCACTGCAAGATCACCCCAG GGATCCCCCTGAAGCCCATGCTGGCCCAGCCCACCAAGGGCATTGGGGAGGTGCTGAAGCGCTTTGAGGAGGCTGCCTTCACCTGCGAGTACAAGTATGACGGGGAGCGAGCCCAG atCCACATCCTGGAGAATGGTGATGTGCACATCTACAGCCGCAACCAGGAGGACAACACCTCCAAATACCCTGACATCATCAGCCGCATCCCCAAG GTGAAGAAGGGCAGTGTGCGGTCGTGTATCCTGGATGCTGAGGCCGTGGCCTGGGACCCTGAGAAGAGGCAGATTCAACCCTTCCAGGTCCTGACCACGCGGAAGCGCAAG GATGTGGAAGCTGCTGAGATCAAAGTGCAGGTGTGTCTGTATGCCTTCGACATTCTGTACCTCAATGGGGAG TCCCTAGTGAAGAAGCCATTTTCCAGGCGCCGTCAGCTGCTGCACGAGTCTTTTGTGGAGACGGAGGGGGAGTTCCTGTTTGCCACCTCCATGGACACCTCCAGCCTGGACGAGATCTCTGAATTTCTTGACCAGTCCATCAAAG ACTCCTGCGAGGGCCTCATGGTCAAGTCCCTGGAGGTGGATGCCACGTACGAGATCGCCAAGAGATCCCACAAGTGGCTGAAG CTGAAGAAGGATTACCTGGAAGGTGTTGGTGACACTCTGGACTTGGTGGTGATTGGTGCCTACCTGGGCAAGGGCAAGCGAGTAGGCATGTATGGCGGCTTCCTGCTGGCCTGCTACGATGAGGAGAGTGAAGAGTACCAGAGCATCTGCAAG ATTGGGACTGGCTTCACAGAGGAGATCCTGGAGAAGCATTACAGCTTCCTGAAG GACCATGTGCTAGAGAAGCCACGGCCCTATTACCGCTGGGATAGCAGCACTGAGCCCAACCACTGGCTGGCAGCTGTGCAGGTGTGGGAAGTGAAGTGCGCTGACCTGTCCATCTCTCCTGTGCACAAGGCAGCTATAGGTCTG GTGGATGAGGAGAAGGGCATCTCCCTGCGCTTTCCCCGGTTCCTGCGTGTGCGTGATGACAAGAAGCCTGAGGAAGCCACCACCAGTTCCCAG GTAGCTGAGCTctacaagcagcagcagcagattcagAACCAGCAGCCTGTGGAGAAAGCTGAGGAGGAGGACTTCTACTAG
- the LIG1 gene encoding DNA ligase 1 isoform X1, producing the protein MMQRPITSFFQPMKAVKEEEKIRLPAEGDSASQVSEAAVIQRNGLSLSVDSPVKSAAKRPLRRVLESNSDEEEAVLTAQAEVDPIQEKSSEKASSKEEPMQTPQSDLSADSPSPSSSHSAGDSPALSDSPAIGRAGIPRRRTARKQIPKRKIELPTSRENNRDEEPSAKRCREEQGPGDEVGRGAKEEAAMDMQEVKGQHSEIELAEVNGTLEEGAVNKGEEDCTKGGAQEKPEPPKPSRAISSFFAPKKVTVARAGKADEHAAVEIPPAPTGSATASSNGSDGTAGSFSKPVVPLDPMEYNPSKSSYHPIQDACWGHGQRVPYLAVARTFERIEEVSARLKNIETLSNLFRSVIALSPSDILPCIYLCLNRLGPAYKGLELGIGETILMKAVAQATGRQLDQIKAEAQEKGDLGLVAESSRSNQRTMFTPPKLSAAGVFSKLQEIARMTGSASMNKKIDIIKGLFVACRHSEARYITRSLGGKLRIGLAEQSALSAIAHAVSLTPPAQGFPPEVLDAGQGKSAEARKTWLEEQTQILKQTFCELPSYDIIVPILLEHGVESLPQHCKITPGIPLKPMLAQPTKGIGEVLKRFEEAAFTCEYKYDGERAQIHILENGDVHIYSRNQEDNTSKYPDIISRIPKVKKGSVRSCILDAEAVAWDPEKRQIQPFQVLTTRKRKDVEAAEIKVQVCLYAFDILYLNGESLVKKPFSRRRQLLHESFVETEGEFLFATSMDTSSLDEISEFLDQSIKDSCEGLMVKSLEVDATYEIAKRSHKWLKLKKDYLEGVGDTLDLVVIGAYLGKGKRVGMYGGFLLACYDEESEEYQSICKIGTGFTEEILEKHYSFLKDHVLEKPRPYYRWDSSTEPNHWLAAVQVWEVKCADLSISPVHKAAIGLVDEEKGISLRFPRFLRVRDDKKPEEATTSSQVAELYKQQQQIQNQQPVEKAEEEDFY; encoded by the exons ATGATGCAGCGCCCCATCAC GTCATTTTTCCAGCCCATGAAGGcagtgaaggaggaggagaagatcaGACTGCCAGCAGAAGgggactcagccagcca GGTGTCAGAGGCAGCTGTGATACAGAGAAATGGCCTAAGCctctctgtggactccccagTGAAATCCGCTGCCAAGAGGCCCCTGCGCCGGGTCTTGGAGAGCAACAGTGACGAGGAGGAGGCCGTGCTGACAGCCCAAGCAGAGGTGGATCCCATACAGGAAAAAAGCTCAGAGAAAGCCAGCAGCAAGGAG GAGCCTATGCAGACTCCTCAGTCTGATCTTTCTGCGGATAGCCCCTCGCCAAGCAGTAGCCACTCTGCTGGAGACAGCCCGGCCCTTTCTGACTCCCCTGCCATTGGCCGTGCTGGCATCCCCAGACGCAGGACGG CTCGCAAGCAGATCCCCAAACGCAAAATAGAGCTGCCAACTAGCAGGGAGAACAACAGGGATGAGGAGCCAAGTGCCAAGAGATGCCGGGAAGAGCAAG GCCCAGGAGATGAGGTAGGCAGGGGAGCAAAGGAAGAAGCAGCCATGGACATGCAAGAGGTGAAAGGTCAGCATTCAGAGATAGAACTGGCTGAAGTTAATGGCACTTTggaggagggggctgtgaacAAGGGAGAAGAGGACTGCACTAAAGGGGGAGCCCAGGAGAAGCCTGAGCCACCCAAGCCCAGCAGAGCCATCTCCAGCTTCTTTG CCCCCAAGAAGGTGACAGTGGCAAGGGCAGGGAAGGCAGATGAACATGCAGCAGTGGAGATACCACCTGCCCCAACTGGCTCAGCCACAGCGAGCAGCAATGGGAGTGATGGCACAGCTGGCAG TTTCTCCAAGCCAGTTGTGCCACTGGACCCTATGGAGTACAATCCTTCGAAGAGCAGCTACCACCCCATCCAGGATGCCTGCTGGGGGCATGGTCAGAG GGTCCCCTACCTGGCTGTGGCTCGGACCTTTGAGCGGATCGAGGAGGTGTCTGCCCG GCTGAAGAACATTGAGACCCTGAGCAACCTCTTCCGCTCGGTGATCGCCCTGTCGCCATCCGACATTCTGCCCTGCATCTACCTCTGCCTGAACCGCCTGGGCCCTGCCTAcaaggggctggagctgggcatCGGCGAGACCATCCTCATGAAGGCTGTCGCACAGGCAACGG GCCGCCAGCTGGATCAGATCAAAGCCGAGGCCCAGGAGAAGGGGGATCTGGGCTTGGTAGCAGAGAGCAGCCGCAGCAACCAGCGCACCATGTTTACGCCGCCCAAGCTGAGTGCTGCTGGGGTTTTCAGCAAGCTACAGGAGATTGCCAGGATGACAGGCAGTGCT TCCATGAACAAGAAGATCGACATCATCAAAGGGCTGTTTGTGGCCTGCCGGCACTCGGAAGCTCGCTACATCACTCG GTCCCTGGGCGGGAAGCTTCGGATTGGGTTGGCAGAGCAGTCGGCGCTGTCAGCCATTGCCCATGCCGTGTCTCTTACTCCCCCGGCACAAG GGTTTCCCCCAGAGGTACTGGATGCTGGCCAGGGCAAGTCTGCAGAGGCACGCAAAACCTGGCTGGAGGAGCAGACCCAGATCCTCAAGCAGACCTTCTG TGAGTTGCCTAGCTATGACATCATAGTGCCCATCCTGCTGGAGCACGGAGTGGAGAGCCTGCCACAGCACTGCAAGATCACCCCAG GGATCCCCCTGAAGCCCATGCTGGCCCAGCCCACCAAGGGCATTGGGGAGGTGCTGAAGCGCTTTGAGGAGGCTGCCTTCACCTGCGAGTACAAGTATGACGGGGAGCGAGCCCAG atCCACATCCTGGAGAATGGTGATGTGCACATCTACAGCCGCAACCAGGAGGACAACACCTCCAAATACCCTGACATCATCAGCCGCATCCCCAAG GTGAAGAAGGGCAGTGTGCGGTCGTGTATCCTGGATGCTGAGGCCGTGGCCTGGGACCCTGAGAAGAGGCAGATTCAACCCTTCCAGGTCCTGACCACGCGGAAGCGCAAG GATGTGGAAGCTGCTGAGATCAAAGTGCAGGTGTGTCTGTATGCCTTCGACATTCTGTACCTCAATGGGGAG TCCCTAGTGAAGAAGCCATTTTCCAGGCGCCGTCAGCTGCTGCACGAGTCTTTTGTGGAGACGGAGGGGGAGTTCCTGTTTGCCACCTCCATGGACACCTCCAGCCTGGACGAGATCTCTGAATTTCTTGACCAGTCCATCAAAG ACTCCTGCGAGGGCCTCATGGTCAAGTCCCTGGAGGTGGATGCCACGTACGAGATCGCCAAGAGATCCCACAAGTGGCTGAAG CTGAAGAAGGATTACCTGGAAGGTGTTGGTGACACTCTGGACTTGGTGGTGATTGGTGCCTACCTGGGCAAGGGCAAGCGAGTAGGCATGTATGGCGGCTTCCTGCTGGCCTGCTACGATGAGGAGAGTGAAGAGTACCAGAGCATCTGCAAG ATTGGGACTGGCTTCACAGAGGAGATCCTGGAGAAGCATTACAGCTTCCTGAAG GACCATGTGCTAGAGAAGCCACGGCCCTATTACCGCTGGGATAGCAGCACTGAGCCCAACCACTGGCTGGCAGCTGTGCAGGTGTGGGAAGTGAAGTGCGCTGACCTGTCCATCTCTCCTGTGCACAAGGCAGCTATAGGTCTG GTGGATGAGGAGAAGGGCATCTCCCTGCGCTTTCCCCGGTTCCTGCGTGTGCGTGATGACAAGAAGCCTGAGGAAGCCACCACCAGTTCCCAG GTAGCTGAGCTctacaagcagcagcagcagattcagAACCAGCAGCCTGTGGAGAAAGCTGAGGAGGAGGACTTCTACTAG
- the LIG1 gene encoding DNA ligase 1 isoform X3, with amino-acid sequence MDMQEVKGQHSEIELAEVNGTLEEGAVNKGEEDCTKGGAQEKPEPPKPSRAISSFFAPKKVTVARAGKADEHAAVEIPPAPTGSATASSNGSDGTAGSFSKPVVPLDPMEYNPSKSSYHPIQDACWGHGQRVPYLAVARTFERIEEVSARLKNIETLSNLFRSVIALSPSDILPCIYLCLNRLGPAYKGLELGIGETILMKAVAQATGRQLDQIKAEAQEKGDLGLVAESSRSNQRTMFTPPKLSAAGVFSKLQEIARMTGSASMNKKIDIIKGLFVACRHSEARYITRSLGGKLRIGLAEQSALSAIAHAVSLTPPAQGFPPEVLDAGQGKSAEARKTWLEEQTQILKQTFCELPSYDIIVPILLEHGVESLPQHCKITPGIPLKPMLAQPTKGIGEVLKRFEEAAFTCEYKYDGERAQIHILENGDVHIYSRNQEDNTSKYPDIISRIPKVKKGSVRSCILDAEAVAWDPEKRQIQPFQVLTTRKRKDVEAAEIKVQVCLYAFDILYLNGESLVKKPFSRRRQLLHESFVETEGEFLFATSMDTSSLDEISEFLDQSIKDSCEGLMVKSLEVDATYEIAKRSHKWLKLKKDYLEGVGDTLDLVVIGAYLGKGKRVGMYGGFLLACYDEESEEYQSICKIGTGFTEEILEKHYSFLKDHVLEKPRPYYRWDSSTEPNHWLAAVQVWEVKCADLSISPVHKAAIGLVDEEKGISLRFPRFLRVRDDKKPEEATTSSQVAELYKQQQQIQNQQPVEKAEEEDFY; translated from the exons ATGGACATGCAAGAGGTGAAAGGTCAGCATTCAGAGATAGAACTGGCTGAAGTTAATGGCACTTTggaggagggggctgtgaacAAGGGAGAAGAGGACTGCACTAAAGGGGGAGCCCAGGAGAAGCCTGAGCCACCCAAGCCCAGCAGAGCCATCTCCAGCTTCTTTG CCCCCAAGAAGGTGACAGTGGCAAGGGCAGGGAAGGCAGATGAACATGCAGCAGTGGAGATACCACCTGCCCCAACTGGCTCAGCCACAGCGAGCAGCAATGGGAGTGATGGCACAGCTGGCAG TTTCTCCAAGCCAGTTGTGCCACTGGACCCTATGGAGTACAATCCTTCGAAGAGCAGCTACCACCCCATCCAGGATGCCTGCTGGGGGCATGGTCAGAG GGTCCCCTACCTGGCTGTGGCTCGGACCTTTGAGCGGATCGAGGAGGTGTCTGCCCG GCTGAAGAACATTGAGACCCTGAGCAACCTCTTCCGCTCGGTGATCGCCCTGTCGCCATCCGACATTCTGCCCTGCATCTACCTCTGCCTGAACCGCCTGGGCCCTGCCTAcaaggggctggagctgggcatCGGCGAGACCATCCTCATGAAGGCTGTCGCACAGGCAACGG GCCGCCAGCTGGATCAGATCAAAGCCGAGGCCCAGGAGAAGGGGGATCTGGGCTTGGTAGCAGAGAGCAGCCGCAGCAACCAGCGCACCATGTTTACGCCGCCCAAGCTGAGTGCTGCTGGGGTTTTCAGCAAGCTACAGGAGATTGCCAGGATGACAGGCAGTGCT TCCATGAACAAGAAGATCGACATCATCAAAGGGCTGTTTGTGGCCTGCCGGCACTCGGAAGCTCGCTACATCACTCG GTCCCTGGGCGGGAAGCTTCGGATTGGGTTGGCAGAGCAGTCGGCGCTGTCAGCCATTGCCCATGCCGTGTCTCTTACTCCCCCGGCACAAG GGTTTCCCCCAGAGGTACTGGATGCTGGCCAGGGCAAGTCTGCAGAGGCACGCAAAACCTGGCTGGAGGAGCAGACCCAGATCCTCAAGCAGACCTTCTG TGAGTTGCCTAGCTATGACATCATAGTGCCCATCCTGCTGGAGCACGGAGTGGAGAGCCTGCCACAGCACTGCAAGATCACCCCAG GGATCCCCCTGAAGCCCATGCTGGCCCAGCCCACCAAGGGCATTGGGGAGGTGCTGAAGCGCTTTGAGGAGGCTGCCTTCACCTGCGAGTACAAGTATGACGGGGAGCGAGCCCAG atCCACATCCTGGAGAATGGTGATGTGCACATCTACAGCCGCAACCAGGAGGACAACACCTCCAAATACCCTGACATCATCAGCCGCATCCCCAAG GTGAAGAAGGGCAGTGTGCGGTCGTGTATCCTGGATGCTGAGGCCGTGGCCTGGGACCCTGAGAAGAGGCAGATTCAACCCTTCCAGGTCCTGACCACGCGGAAGCGCAAG GATGTGGAAGCTGCTGAGATCAAAGTGCAGGTGTGTCTGTATGCCTTCGACATTCTGTACCTCAATGGGGAG TCCCTAGTGAAGAAGCCATTTTCCAGGCGCCGTCAGCTGCTGCACGAGTCTTTTGTGGAGACGGAGGGGGAGTTCCTGTTTGCCACCTCCATGGACACCTCCAGCCTGGACGAGATCTCTGAATTTCTTGACCAGTCCATCAAAG ACTCCTGCGAGGGCCTCATGGTCAAGTCCCTGGAGGTGGATGCCACGTACGAGATCGCCAAGAGATCCCACAAGTGGCTGAAG CTGAAGAAGGATTACCTGGAAGGTGTTGGTGACACTCTGGACTTGGTGGTGATTGGTGCCTACCTGGGCAAGGGCAAGCGAGTAGGCATGTATGGCGGCTTCCTGCTGGCCTGCTACGATGAGGAGAGTGAAGAGTACCAGAGCATCTGCAAG ATTGGGACTGGCTTCACAGAGGAGATCCTGGAGAAGCATTACAGCTTCCTGAAG GACCATGTGCTAGAGAAGCCACGGCCCTATTACCGCTGGGATAGCAGCACTGAGCCCAACCACTGGCTGGCAGCTGTGCAGGTGTGGGAAGTGAAGTGCGCTGACCTGTCCATCTCTCCTGTGCACAAGGCAGCTATAGGTCTG GTGGATGAGGAGAAGGGCATCTCCCTGCGCTTTCCCCGGTTCCTGCGTGTGCGTGATGACAAGAAGCCTGAGGAAGCCACCACCAGTTCCCAG GTAGCTGAGCTctacaagcagcagcagcagattcagAACCAGCAGCCTGTGGAGAAAGCTGAGGAGGAGGACTTCTACTAG